One genomic segment of Nocardioides cavernaquae includes these proteins:
- a CDS encoding Glu/Leu/Phe/Val family dehydrogenase translates to MTTLLEPAGNVASSAGPIALGSTVLDDAKSQLAAAIDVLGYDRNVYDMLSVPRREVTVSIPLRRDDGSHEVLIGHRVQHNFSRGPAKGGLRYSPDVTLDEVRALAMWMTWKCALLDVPYGGAKGGVRIDPRIHSQAELERVTRRYTSEISPFIGPERDIPAPDIGTDERTMAWMMDTYSVQQGHTVLGVTTGKPIALGGSLGRATATSRGVAHIAFSALADRGIAVAGSTAVVQGFGKVGRYAARFLAEAGMRVVAVSDQYGAVADEKGLDIVSLEAHVDATGSVVGFLGSDELDGVAMLELDVDLLVPAAVEGVLNATNAPRVKARVIVEGANGPTTPEADEIFRSNGILVAPDILANAGGVVVSYFEWVQANQAFWWSAEEVEARLATRMDLAWRAVTEHARRLGVPLRAAATALAVERVAQAHLLRGLYP, encoded by the coding sequence GTGACGACCCTCCTCGAGCCTGCCGGCAACGTCGCGTCGTCCGCCGGGCCCATCGCCCTCGGCAGCACCGTCCTCGACGACGCGAAGTCGCAGCTGGCCGCCGCGATCGACGTACTCGGCTATGACCGCAACGTCTACGACATGCTCTCCGTCCCGCGCCGCGAGGTCACCGTCTCCATCCCGCTGCGGCGCGACGACGGCAGCCACGAGGTGCTGATCGGCCACCGCGTGCAGCACAACTTCTCCCGCGGCCCGGCCAAGGGCGGCCTGCGCTACTCGCCCGACGTGACGCTCGACGAGGTGCGCGCGCTGGCGATGTGGATGACCTGGAAGTGCGCCCTCCTCGACGTGCCGTACGGCGGCGCGAAGGGCGGCGTACGCATCGACCCGCGCATCCACTCGCAGGCCGAGCTCGAGCGCGTGACCCGTCGCTACACCTCCGAGATCAGCCCGTTCATCGGCCCCGAGCGCGACATCCCCGCGCCCGACATCGGCACCGACGAGCGCACGATGGCCTGGATGATGGACACCTACTCGGTGCAGCAGGGCCACACCGTCCTCGGCGTCACCACCGGCAAGCCGATCGCCCTCGGCGGATCGCTCGGCCGCGCCACCGCGACCTCCCGCGGCGTCGCGCACATCGCCTTCTCGGCGCTGGCCGACCGCGGCATCGCCGTTGCAGGATCCACGGCCGTCGTCCAGGGCTTCGGCAAGGTCGGCCGGTACGCCGCGCGGTTCCTCGCCGAAGCCGGGATGAGGGTCGTCGCGGTGTCGGACCAGTACGGCGCCGTCGCCGACGAGAAGGGGCTCGACATCGTCTCGCTCGAGGCGCACGTCGACGCCACCGGATCGGTCGTCGGATTCCTCGGCAGTGACGAGCTCGACGGAGTTGCCATGCTCGAGCTCGACGTCGACCTGCTCGTCCCCGCAGCGGTCGAAGGCGTCCTCAATGCGACCAACGCACCGCGTGTGAAGGCGCGTGTCATCGTGGAAGGTGCGAACGGCCCGACCACACCCGAGGCGGACGAGATCTTCCGCAGCAACGGGATCCTGGTCGCGCCGGACATCCTGGCGAACGCAGGAGGCGTCGTCGTGTCCTACTTTGAGTGGGTGCAAGCGAATCAGGCGTTCTGGTGGAGCGCCGAGGAGGTCGAGGCCCGCCTCGCCACCCGCATGGACCTCGCCTGGCGCGCCGTCACCGAGCACGCCCGGCGACTCGGCGTTCCGCTCCGTGCCGCCGCCACCGCCCTCGCCGTCGAGCGCGTCGCGCAGGCGCACCTGCTGCGCGGCCTCTACCCGTGA
- the gabT gene encoding 4-aminobutyrate--2-oxoglutarate transaminase translates to MSTNTPTPGGPSLPQERRLVTAIPGPKSQELQARKTAAVASGVGTTLPVYITAAGGGVLVDVDGNSLIDLGSGIAVTTVGNSAPRVVQAVQDQVAAFTHTCFMVTPYAGYVEVAEALNRLTPGDHEKRTALFNSGAEAVENAVKIARTHTKKTGVVVFDHAYHGRTNLTMAMTAKSMPYKSGFGPFASDVYRAPLSYPFRDDQLDGATAAARAIDVIEKQVGADNLAALVIEPIQGEGGFIVPAAGFLPALQDWCTANNVVFIADEVQTGFARTGAMFAVDHDQVVPDIIVTAKGIAGGLPLSAVTGRTEMMDSAHVGGLGGTYGGNPLACAAALAVLETIEADGLVDRAAKIGSLMTSRLHALQERDSRLGDVRGRGAMIAVELVKAGTTEPDADLTKQVAAAAHQAGVVVLTCGTYGNVLRFLPPLSISDELLEDACNVLDDVFAATK, encoded by the coding sequence ATGTCTACGAACACCCCCACCCCCGGCGGCCCGAGCCTGCCCCAGGAGCGTCGCCTCGTCACCGCGATCCCCGGCCCGAAGTCGCAGGAGCTGCAGGCCCGCAAGACGGCGGCCGTGGCCAGCGGCGTCGGGACCACGCTTCCCGTCTACATCACGGCCGCGGGCGGCGGCGTACTCGTCGACGTCGACGGCAACTCGCTGATCGACCTCGGCTCCGGCATCGCCGTCACCACGGTCGGCAACAGCGCACCCCGCGTCGTGCAGGCCGTGCAGGACCAGGTCGCCGCGTTCACGCACACCTGCTTCATGGTCACGCCGTACGCCGGGTACGTCGAGGTGGCCGAGGCGCTCAACCGACTCACCCCCGGCGACCACGAGAAGCGGACTGCGCTGTTCAACTCCGGCGCCGAGGCCGTGGAGAACGCCGTCAAGATCGCGCGCACCCACACGAAGAAGACCGGTGTCGTCGTCTTCGACCACGCCTACCACGGCCGCACCAACCTGACGATGGCGATGACCGCCAAGTCGATGCCCTACAAGAGCGGCTTCGGCCCGTTCGCCTCCGACGTCTACCGGGCACCGCTCTCCTACCCCTTCCGCGACGACCAGCTCGACGGCGCCACCGCGGCCGCCCGCGCCATCGACGTCATCGAGAAGCAGGTCGGCGCCGACAACCTGGCCGCGCTCGTGATCGAGCCGATCCAGGGCGAGGGCGGCTTCATCGTCCCGGCCGCCGGATTCCTCCCGGCCCTCCAGGACTGGTGCACCGCCAACAACGTGGTCTTCATCGCCGATGAGGTCCAGACCGGCTTCGCCCGCACCGGCGCGATGTTCGCCGTCGACCACGACCAGGTCGTCCCGGACATCATCGTCACGGCCAAGGGCATCGCCGGCGGCCTTCCGCTCTCCGCGGTCACCGGCCGCACCGAGATGATGGACTCCGCCCACGTCGGCGGACTCGGTGGCACGTACGGCGGCAACCCGCTCGCCTGCGCCGCCGCACTGGCCGTGCTCGAGACGATCGAGGCCGACGGCCTGGTCGACCGCGCCGCCAAGATCGGCTCGCTCATGACCAGCCGCCTGCACGCCCTCCAGGAGCGCGACTCCCGCCTCGGCGACGTCCGCGGTCGCGGCGCGATGATCGCGGTCGAGCTGGTCAAGGCCGGCACCACCGAGCCCGACGCCGACCTCACCAAGCAGGTCGCCGCGGCCGCGCACCAGGCCGGTGTGGTCGTCCTGACCTGCGGCACCTACGGCAACGTGCTCCGCTTCCTCCCGCCGCTGTCGATCTCCGACGAGCTGCTCGAGGACGCCTGCAACGTGCTCGACGACGTCTTCGCGGCGACCAAGTGA
- a CDS encoding NAD-dependent succinate-semialdehyde dehydrogenase → MTSTTTTDLVPASVHATISKLDPGHGQHINGRGVAASSGKTFEVLDPATGAVLADFADGGAAEATAAVDAAAAAFPAWAATAPRVRAEVLRKAWALMIERTEELAALMSAENGKSLADGRAEVGYAAEFFRWFSEEAVRSDGDFAESPAGGTRTIVTSHPVGVSALVTPWNFPAAMATRKIGPALAAGCTVVLKPASETPLTALAVAQILEEAGVPAGVVNVVTTTAPGDVVGTWLADERVRKVSFTGSTGIGRMLLGQAAERVVNSSMELGGNAPFVVAPDADIDAAVAGAMIAKFRNGGQACTAANRFYVHASVASEFTDKFGAAIEALQVGSAFEEGTAIGPLISAKAVTGLTALVDDAVSRGSKVSHQAKTSPLDGHFFPPTLLVDVPADAEIIRNEAFGPVAPIVTWTDEADLLAQVNDTEFGLASYVYSGDLKWALKFAEKIEAGMVGINRGIVSDPAAPFGGYKQSGLGREGAREGMRAFTETQYFSVDWS, encoded by the coding sequence ATGACCAGCACCACGACGACCGACCTGGTTCCCGCGTCGGTCCACGCCACGATCAGCAAGCTCGACCCCGGGCACGGCCAGCACATCAACGGCCGGGGCGTCGCCGCCTCCTCGGGCAAGACCTTCGAGGTCCTGGACCCGGCCACCGGTGCCGTGCTCGCCGACTTCGCTGACGGCGGTGCCGCTGAGGCGACCGCCGCGGTCGACGCGGCCGCTGCTGCCTTTCCTGCCTGGGCGGCCACCGCGCCGCGGGTGCGCGCGGAGGTGCTGCGCAAGGCCTGGGCCCTGATGATCGAGCGCACCGAGGAGCTCGCGGCGCTCATGTCCGCGGAGAACGGCAAGTCGCTCGCCGACGGCCGCGCCGAGGTCGGGTACGCCGCGGAGTTCTTCCGCTGGTTCTCCGAGGAGGCCGTGCGTTCCGACGGCGACTTCGCCGAGTCCCCCGCTGGCGGCACGCGCACGATCGTGACCAGCCACCCGGTCGGCGTCTCCGCACTCGTCACCCCCTGGAACTTTCCGGCTGCCATGGCCACGCGCAAGATCGGCCCGGCCCTCGCCGCTGGCTGCACCGTGGTCCTCAAGCCCGCCTCGGAGACCCCGCTGACCGCCCTCGCGGTGGCCCAGATCCTCGAGGAGGCGGGTGTCCCCGCAGGCGTCGTCAACGTCGTCACCACGACGGCGCCGGGCGATGTCGTCGGCACCTGGCTCGCCGACGAGCGGGTCCGCAAGGTCTCCTTCACCGGCTCCACCGGCATCGGCCGGATGCTGCTCGGCCAGGCCGCCGAGCGCGTCGTGAACTCCTCGATGGAGCTGGGCGGCAACGCTCCCTTCGTCGTGGCACCCGACGCCGACATCGACGCGGCCGTCGCCGGCGCGATGATCGCCAAGTTCCGCAACGGTGGTCAGGCCTGCACCGCGGCCAACCGCTTCTACGTCCACGCCTCCGTCGCATCCGAGTTCACCGACAAGTTCGGGGCCGCGATCGAAGCGCTCCAGGTCGGCAGCGCCTTCGAGGAGGGCACGGCGATCGGTCCGCTGATCAGCGCCAAGGCCGTCACCGGCCTGACCGCCCTCGTCGACGACGCGGTTTCACGTGGATCGAAGGTCAGCCACCAGGCGAAGACCAGCCCGCTCGACGGCCACTTCTTCCCGCCGACGCTCCTGGTCGACGTACCTGCTGACGCGGAGATCATCCGCAACGAGGCCTTCGGCCCGGTGGCCCCGATCGTGACCTGGACCGACGAGGCCGACCTGCTCGCCCAGGTCAACGACACCGAGTTCGGGCTCGCGTCCTACGTCTACTCCGGCGACCTCAAGTGGGCGCTGAAGTTCGCCGAGAAGATCGAGGCCGGCATGGTCGGCATCAACCGCGGCATCGTGTCGGACCCGGCCGCCCCGTTCGGTGGCTACAAGCAGAGCGGCCTCGGTCGTGAGGGTGCACGCGAGGGCATGCGCGCGTTCACCGAGACGCAGTACTTCTCGGTCGACTGGAGCTGA
- a CDS encoding serine hydrolase domain-containing protein, with protein MSASPAPADWREPTRLRQSFASMDSLFPTAAIARGAAPTTALEPASADVAAADLLALPVAGVHGTVSDVLASTETDAWLVLHDGRVLAESYTSPMSPTTRHLLMSVSKSLVGVIVGALTERGILDPARPVSAYVPKLASSGYAEASLRDVLDMRTGVHFSEDYLDPEAGVCLLDEAVGWAPAHPGSPATLKEFLAGLSTDRPHGGYFQYRSCETDVLGWVIEAATGRPFADIAADLLWSRLGTEADAMITVDAEGTGMFDGGICATLRDLARFGQMLLHGGASLPGERIVSPDWVDDLFARNADLVEAFAAGPHADLLPGGHYRNQFWVPAGGKVLLCVGIHGQLVYVDRSARMVAVKLSSWRLPTDADRMEATLAMCAAIADHLAPR; from the coding sequence ATGAGCGCCTCGCCCGCCCCTGCCGACTGGCGGGAACCCACCCGGCTCCGTCAGTCGTTCGCGTCGATGGACTCCCTGTTCCCGACCGCCGCCATCGCGCGCGGTGCGGCGCCCACCACAGCCCTGGAGCCGGCCTCCGCCGACGTCGCTGCCGCTGATCTGCTCGCGCTGCCCGTCGCCGGTGTGCACGGCACCGTCAGCGATGTGCTCGCGTCGACCGAGACCGATGCCTGGCTCGTGCTCCACGACGGCCGGGTTCTCGCGGAGAGCTACACCTCCCCCATGTCGCCGACGACGCGGCACCTGCTGATGTCGGTGAGCAAGTCACTGGTCGGCGTCATCGTCGGTGCCCTCACCGAGCGCGGCATCCTCGACCCCGCGCGCCCAGTGTCGGCGTACGTCCCCAAGCTCGCCAGCAGCGGCTACGCCGAGGCATCGCTGCGCGACGTGCTCGACATGCGCACGGGCGTGCACTTCTCCGAGGACTACCTCGATCCCGAGGCCGGGGTCTGCCTGCTCGACGAGGCGGTGGGCTGGGCACCCGCGCATCCGGGCAGCCCGGCCACGCTGAAGGAGTTCCTGGCCGGCCTGTCGACAGATCGACCCCACGGTGGCTACTTCCAGTACCGCAGCTGCGAGACCGACGTGCTCGGCTGGGTGATCGAGGCGGCCACCGGCCGGCCCTTCGCGGACATCGCTGCCGACCTGCTCTGGAGCCGGCTCGGCACCGAGGCCGACGCGATGATCACGGTCGACGCCGAGGGCACGGGCATGTTCGACGGCGGGATCTGCGCCACCCTGCGCGACCTCGCGCGGTTCGGCCAGATGCTGCTGCACGGCGGCGCGTCCCTCCCCGGCGAGCGGATCGTCAGCCCGGACTGGGTCGATGACCTCTTTGCGCGCAACGCGGACCTCGTCGAGGCATTCGCGGCCGGCCCCCACGCGGACCTCCTGCCCGGCGGCCACTACCGCAACCAGTTCTGGGTCCCCGCGGGCGGCAAGGTCCTGCTCTGCGTCGGCATCCACGGCCAGCTCGTGTACGTCGACCGGTCCGCCCGCATGGTCGCAGTGAAGCTCTCCAGCTGGCGGCTGCCCACTGACGCCGACCGCATGGAGGCGACCCTCGCGATGTGCGCTGCGATCGCAGACCACCTGGCACCTCGGTGA
- a CDS encoding TetR/AcrR family transcriptional regulator C-terminal domain-containing protein, with the protein MSDAPPRRAGRPSKAVLDKGRIGDAALELVDETGDFTLPALARRLGVQAASLYHHVDGRAGVIELLREQVASAMDLGPLDDPAWDEALLGFFRSYRDVFAAHPRVVPLLTTATVRSAKVIEAYDRMATRLGEAGIPPAHAMRILTALDNFVIGSALDLAAPDVMWEVPEGVEAPALAAALAAQPTGRNRARDAFEEGLTRLLASLAAEFGVAG; encoded by the coding sequence ATGTCCGATGCTCCGCCACGGCGGGCCGGCCGCCCGAGCAAGGCCGTCCTCGACAAGGGGCGCATCGGCGATGCCGCGCTCGAGCTCGTCGACGAGACGGGCGACTTCACCCTTCCCGCACTCGCGCGTCGACTCGGCGTGCAGGCAGCATCGCTCTACCACCACGTCGACGGCCGGGCCGGCGTGATCGAGCTGCTCCGCGAGCAGGTCGCCAGCGCGATGGACCTGGGTCCGCTGGACGATCCCGCATGGGACGAGGCGCTGCTCGGCTTCTTCCGCTCCTACCGCGATGTCTTCGCAGCGCACCCTCGCGTGGTGCCCCTGCTGACGACCGCGACGGTTCGGTCGGCGAAGGTGATCGAGGCCTACGACCGGATGGCCACGCGACTCGGCGAGGCAGGCATCCCGCCCGCCCATGCCATGCGGATCCTGACGGCCCTCGACAACTTCGTGATCGGCTCCGCTCTCGACCTCGCGGCACCAGACGTCATGTGGGAGGTGCCCGAGGGAGTCGAGGCACCCGCCCTCGCGGCGGCCCTCGCCGCACAGCCGACAGGCCGCAATCGCGCCCGTGATGCCTTCGAGGAGGGCCTGACCCGGCTCCTCGCCTCGCTCGCTGCCGAGTTCGGCGTGGCCGGATGA
- a CDS encoding amidohydrolase, with protein MTPADLLVVGTTARTLDPARPTATAIAVAGDRIVALDGEALALRGAGTEVIDLGGAVTTPGLVDGHMHPLFGAATFHGADLTSCLDLDDVRRMLADAAPGEDGWIVGWGLDHNVFGGGAPTNAVLEEVLPGRPVFLRLYDGHSAIASTEALRRAGVTGPRHFEQRSEVICDRAGVPTGMLLEHAAMELVQAVLPTVSDAVLRDRLREALSGMAATGLTGGCVMDAEAGALELFASYEENGDLPLRLRVAPWCMPGAEVGEVLDLQGRRGRRWSVEAVKFFMDGTVEGGTAWLEHPDCHGTGTEAFWRDPAAYTKAVQQLADARVQTVTHAIGDAAVRHVVEALEHVDTGGVRHRIEHLETLPWELVPRLVRSGLVASMQPVHAGFTKADHSDEWSTRLGAERADRAWVCRDIRDAGGYLVLGSDWPIATYDARTVLAHARLRRAPGTTDAPVAPEQALTGLMALEGMTSHAAYADGATDAGRIAVGYRADLTSFALDPVEAPADELAEAPIRLTVSSGMVTHRD; from the coding sequence ATGACTCCCGCGGATCTGCTGGTGGTCGGCACCACCGCCCGCACGCTCGATCCCGCGCGCCCGACGGCCACAGCCATTGCGGTGGCGGGGGACCGGATCGTCGCACTCGACGGCGAGGCGCTCGCCCTCCGCGGGGCCGGCACCGAGGTCATCGACCTGGGGGGAGCGGTCACCACGCCCGGGCTCGTCGACGGTCACATGCACCCGCTCTTCGGCGCAGCGACGTTCCACGGCGCCGACCTCACGAGCTGCCTGGACCTCGACGACGTACGCCGCATGCTGGCGGACGCCGCTCCGGGCGAGGACGGATGGATCGTCGGATGGGGCCTCGACCACAACGTGTTCGGCGGAGGGGCACCGACCAACGCGGTCCTCGAGGAGGTCCTGCCCGGGCGTCCGGTCTTCCTCCGCCTCTACGACGGCCACTCGGCCATCGCGAGCACCGAGGCGCTGCGCCGCGCCGGGGTCACCGGTCCGCGTCACTTCGAGCAGCGCTCGGAGGTCATCTGTGATCGCGCTGGTGTCCCGACCGGGATGCTGCTCGAGCACGCCGCGATGGAGCTGGTGCAAGCGGTGCTGCCGACGGTGTCGGACGCGGTGCTGCGCGACCGGCTCCGGGAGGCGCTTTCAGGGATGGCGGCAACCGGTCTGACCGGGGGCTGCGTCATGGATGCGGAGGCCGGCGCCCTCGAGCTCTTTGCCAGCTACGAGGAGAACGGGGACCTGCCGCTCCGGCTCCGCGTCGCCCCGTGGTGCATGCCGGGAGCCGAGGTCGGCGAGGTGCTCGACCTGCAGGGACGTCGAGGTCGGCGCTGGAGCGTCGAGGCGGTGAAGTTCTTCATGGACGGCACGGTCGAGGGCGGCACTGCCTGGCTCGAGCACCCCGACTGCCACGGCACCGGGACCGAGGCGTTCTGGCGGGACCCTGCGGCGTACACGAAGGCGGTGCAGCAGCTCGCGGACGCCCGCGTGCAGACCGTCACCCACGCCATCGGTGATGCTGCCGTGCGGCACGTGGTCGAGGCGCTGGAGCACGTCGACACCGGCGGCGTCCGGCACCGCATCGAGCACCTCGAGACGCTGCCCTGGGAGCTCGTGCCGCGGCTGGTCCGCTCCGGCCTCGTCGCCTCGATGCAGCCGGTGCACGCCGGGTTCACCAAGGCCGACCACAGCGACGAGTGGTCCACCCGTCTCGGCGCGGAGCGCGCCGACCGGGCCTGGGTCTGCCGCGACATCCGCGACGCGGGCGGCTACCTGGTGCTCGGCTCGGACTGGCCGATCGCGACGTACGACGCTCGCACGGTGCTGGCCCACGCCCGTCTGCGCCGCGCCCCCGGCACGACGGATGCGCCTGTCGCCCCCGAGCAGGCGCTGACCGGCCTGATGGCTCTGGAGGGCATGACCTCCCACGCCGCCTACGCGGATGGTGCGACGGACGCGGGTCGCATCGCCGTCGGCTATCGCGCCGACCTGACGTCGTTCGCGCTCGATCCGGTCGAGGCGCCTGCCGACGAGCTCGCCGAAGCGCCGATCCGGCTCACGGTGAGCAGCGGCATGGTGACGCACCGCGACTGA
- the pdxS gene encoding pyridoxal 5'-phosphate synthase lyase subunit PdxS, whose amino-acid sequence MSSTGTFHVKRGMAEMLKGGVIMDVVNAEQAKIAEDAGAVAVMALERVPADIRAQGGVSRASDPDMIDSIIASVSIPVMAKARIGHFVEAQILQSLGVDYIDESEVLTPVDYENHIDKWAFTVPFVCGATNLGEALRRITEGAAMIRSKGEAGTGDASNAVTHMRTLRSQIRRLTTLAPDELYVAAKELQAPYELVAEVAQTGKLPVVLFTAGGIATPADAALMMQLGAEGVFVGSGIFKSGNPAQRAEAIVKATTFYDDADVIAKVSRGLGEAMVGINVDDIPVAHRLAERGW is encoded by the coding sequence ATGAGCAGCACCGGAACGTTTCACGTGAAGCGCGGCATGGCCGAGATGCTCAAGGGCGGCGTGATCATGGACGTCGTCAACGCCGAGCAGGCCAAGATCGCCGAGGACGCCGGCGCCGTCGCAGTCATGGCCCTCGAACGGGTCCCGGCCGACATCCGCGCCCAGGGCGGCGTCTCGCGCGCCTCCGACCCCGACATGATCGACTCCATCATCGCCTCGGTCTCCATCCCGGTGATGGCCAAGGCCCGCATCGGCCACTTCGTCGAAGCCCAGATCCTGCAGTCCCTCGGCGTCGACTACATCGACGAGTCCGAAGTCCTCACCCCCGTGGATTACGAGAACCACATCGACAAGTGGGCCTTCACCGTCCCGTTCGTGTGTGGTGCCACCAACCTGGGTGAGGCGCTGCGCCGCATCACCGAGGGTGCGGCGATGATCCGCTCCAAGGGCGAGGCCGGCACCGGCGATGCCTCCAACGCCGTGACCCACATGCGGACCCTGCGCTCGCAGATCCGCCGCCTCACCACCCTCGCCCCCGACGAGCTCTACGTCGCCGCCAAGGAACTCCAGGCCCCCTACGAGCTCGTCGCCGAGGTCGCGCAGACGGGCAAGCTCCCCGTCGTGCTCTTCACCGCCGGCGGCATCGCCACCCCCGCCGATGCCGCGTTGATGATGCAGCTCGGTGCCGAAGGCGTCTTCGTGGGCTCCGGCATCTTCAAGTCCGGCAACCCCGCCCAGCGCGCCGAGGCGATCGTGAAGGCCACCACCTTCTACGACGACGCCGACGTCATCGCCAAGGTCTCCCGCGGACTCGGCGAGGCCATGGTCGGCATCAACGTCGACGACATCCCCGTCGCGCACCGCCTCGCCGAACGCGGATGGTAG
- a CDS encoding APC family permease, with amino-acid sequence MATTTPSNPETATGPGLKRNALGTSDLVFIVVSAAAPLMVMVGVAPLAIMIGGVAAPAAYVFAGVALAIFAVGFTTMSRHLDNAGAFYSYIAVGLGRTSGVIAALVALVSYNALQIGVYGLAGVAIQGTFAEVFGIDQPWWVYAVGCILIVWYIGFRTVDFGAKFLAVLLVAETALLLILAVAIVVQGGSSEGLGLESFAPSNMFVQPMTVIVPTAFAAFMGFEATVIYRSETRNPRRTIPRATYIAVAVLAGTYAFIVWAIVQAFGASGAVGAATDNGVGMFFVAGETYVGTWFTTAMHLLIATSVVASLVAFHNAVTRYSLAIAEEGLLPKVLAKTHPRTRSPYVAGAAQTALALVIVVGFAVAKADPYSQLLIWVNTPGIFGILLLQVAAAISVVVFFRRRATSEKVWSTVVAPLVSAALMIGACVLAAKNISFLTGTTGLVNQVLLLTIPATCLVGFGWALWLRRSRREVFDSLAAACETAPLP; translated from the coding sequence ATGGCAACGACCACTCCGTCGAATCCGGAGACCGCCACCGGTCCCGGCCTGAAGCGCAACGCGCTCGGCACCAGCGACCTCGTCTTCATCGTCGTGTCCGCCGCCGCACCGCTCATGGTCATGGTGGGCGTCGCCCCGCTGGCCATCATGATCGGCGGCGTCGCTGCCCCCGCGGCGTACGTCTTCGCAGGCGTCGCGCTCGCCATCTTCGCCGTGGGCTTCACCACGATGTCGCGCCACCTCGACAACGCGGGCGCCTTCTACTCCTACATCGCGGTCGGCCTGGGCCGGACCTCGGGCGTCATCGCCGCGCTGGTCGCCCTGGTCTCCTACAACGCGCTGCAGATCGGTGTCTACGGACTCGCGGGCGTCGCCATCCAGGGCACCTTCGCGGAGGTCTTCGGCATCGACCAGCCGTGGTGGGTCTACGCCGTCGGCTGCATCCTGATCGTCTGGTACATCGGGTTCCGCACGGTTGACTTCGGAGCGAAGTTCCTCGCCGTCCTGCTCGTCGCCGAGACCGCGCTGCTCCTCATCCTGGCCGTGGCCATCGTGGTCCAGGGTGGTTCGAGCGAGGGTCTGGGCCTGGAGTCGTTCGCTCCGTCGAACATGTTCGTCCAGCCGATGACCGTCATCGTGCCTACCGCCTTCGCCGCCTTCATGGGCTTCGAGGCCACCGTCATCTACCGCTCCGAGACCCGCAACCCGCGCCGCACCATCCCGCGCGCGACGTACATCGCGGTGGCCGTGCTGGCCGGCACCTACGCCTTCATCGTGTGGGCCATCGTGCAGGCCTTCGGCGCCAGCGGTGCGGTCGGTGCCGCGACGGACAACGGCGTCGGCATGTTCTTCGTTGCCGGAGAGACCTACGTCGGCACCTGGTTCACCACCGCGATGCACCTGCTGATCGCAACCAGCGTGGTCGCCAGCCTGGTCGCCTTCCACAACGCGGTCACGCGCTACTCCCTCGCCATCGCCGAGGAGGGCCTGCTGCCCAAGGTGCTCGCGAAGACGCACCCGCGCACCCGCTCGCCGTACGTCGCGGGAGCGGCGCAGACCGCCCTGGCGCTCGTCATCGTCGTCGGCTTCGCCGTCGCGAAGGCCGACCCGTACTCCCAGCTCCTGATCTGGGTGAACACCCCTGGCATCTTCGGCATCCTGCTGCTGCAGGTCGCCGCCGCGATCTCCGTCGTGGTCTTCTTCCGCCGCCGGGCAACGTCGGAGAAGGTGTGGAGCACCGTGGTCGCTCCGCTCGTCTCGGCCGCGCTGATGATCGGCGCCTGCGTGCTGGCCGCCAAGAACATCTCGTTCCTCACGGGCACCACGGGCCTGGTCAACCAGGTCCTGCTGCTGACCATCCCGGCCACCTGCTTGGTCGGATTCGGCTGGGCGCTCTGGCTGCGGCGCAGCCGGCGCGAGGTCTTCGACTCCCTGGCTGCGGCGTGTGAGACGGCGCCTCTGCCATGA